The genomic window CATACAGTGTTGTCGGCGTCTGCATGATAAAACGGTTGCAGGAAACCTTTCCTTCTACCTTTATTTTTTTTTCGAGTTTGATCAATCCTGTCGCATAGATCTCGCCCTTGACCACTGTCTTTTCACCTAAACCAACCAAGGTCTGTAAGGCCGATCTTTTGGATTCATAACTGAGTATAATGCCTTCAAAAACAACATTCCTGCCCAAAGAAACCTTCGCCTGATCAACTGTTTTCTCCTTGCTGACCAGGGCCAGCACTGATGGATAACCGAGCCTGACATCGTTCCCTACGATGATCGAATCACGCGCAAAAAGCTGACAGTTTCCTTTAAAACCATCAGCAATGACAATGCTTTTTGCATAGATTATGGTATTATCGAGTTTCGCACCTGCAGAAATCCGTACAGTAGTGTCCGAATAGAGCGTGACCTGACCAGATAGGCTATTGCTTATCTTTGTCAAACGCGACACATCGAATTCTTTTGCAGCAGCAAAAAATGAAACATGCTCATCGCCTGCAGCTAATGCCGAAAGTGCTGACGGATCAAAATCCAGTTTCTCTTCTATCTCGGTAATCCATTTCTTTTCCAGACCTCCGAGCGTTCTTTTGCTATCCTGTATCTTTCCATAAACCAATTGATCGCCCGAATATGGCCTGCTTTCCACATAAGATTTTCTCATCCCCGCTTTGGGCACTTCTACATCTCCCGTAATCCGCGTATCACCGCTAACCGACAAAGGCCGGTCTTCATCGCTCAGGTATACCGCTAAAGCATCATTGGTGGTTTCAATTCCCATCATAAAACTGCGCTTAAGCGTATCCGCCAGCACAAAACTTTTTACCGTAGCAAGCGTGAAGATCCCCCATTTTTTTTTCGCGATGCGCACACTGTCTGTTTGATCACCGAACAGATCCAGGTCTTCTAAACTGCCGCTTGTAGTTTCATTTTCAGCAAGCACATAGGCAATGCCCGAGTCCATATTCCTGTTTAGCCTGGCCATCCGCATTTCTTTCAGGTAGCTTCCACGATAATGCGCTGCCAACATGATCAGCGATGCACAGATCACTGCAATCAGAAAAGCAACAATTATCGAGAAATATAATGCCCCGGCCTTTACCACTATTTTTTATAAATCTGTTCCGTTAATGCTTTAATTTCTTTCTGCTGGCTGATCATGTACAGCGTAAGCTCCTCTATCTTTTCAAGCAGTTTTTTATTCATTTTCCCAAGTTCAATACCATTCTCTTCGGCTTCTTTTGCTGAAGGAAGACCTGGCAAGTGCTTATTGACCGAAATATATCTTTCAAGTTCATCTGGACTAAGTGGACGGTAATCTCTAGCGAAAACATAATCGGGCCAGTTGGCGGCTTCTACTTTTATTTCTCTAGCACGGATATTACCATTAACTGAAAGCTTTTCAGATGGAGTGATGGTACCTATGCCTAATTGACCATCGGCAGTTAATACCATCTTAACAGTATTCCAATTTGTAGAACCGTTTTTGCTGGTATAAAAATTAATTTCATGGTCTTCGGTCGAAGTACTTCCTATAGTTCTGAAATGACCAGCATATATATTTAAATCGTTGCCAAACGTTCTTATTTGTGCATCATAATTATTCTCTACCCCCAATTCTAAACTCGGATAATCATCTACAGAACCTATTTTCAAACCAACTGTACCATTGGCGGCACCTGCGCCTAATGCAATGCTTAATTTGGCAGACGGGTTCAAAGTGCCTATGCCTACGTTTCCACTTTCGGGAAATTTATTGGTTGTTTGAGCCAAAACAACAGCATGATTTAGGGTGACGAATAATAAGATTAGGATTTTTTTCATGGTTTACTTTTTGTTAGTAGTTGGATTTTGGATATTTGACTGTTCCATTTTTTTTAATCGTTCTTCGAAGGCAGCTAAAAGCTCTGTCTGCGAGTTTAACTTTTTTTCTAGTTGCATGGCATTTTTGTCTTTCGCTATTAAATGTAAAGTGAGTTCTTCTACCTTTTGCAATAATTTAATGTTAAGTTCCCCCAGATTTATACCATTTTCTACCATCTGCTTGGCAGTTGGAATTTCAGGCAGGTGTTTGTTGGTTTTTACAAATTTTTCGAGTTCTGCTAGCTCTGGGAGTTTATAATCAGGCTCAAATACAAAATCAGCTCCAGTGGTATTCACCACAATTTCGTTGGCACGGGCCTTTCCGTTTATATCTAGTTTATAGCTGACATTGGATTGAGTGATTTTTCCAATCAACAAATTTCCATTTTCCGCAATTCTCATTGCCTCTATCAATGGAGCATCGTTAGTAGGTTTAACTAAAAAATTGATGAGCCCATGGTAAGTACCTGCCCCACGCAACATTCCAACACGAGCAATTTCACCTCCATTATTTTTTGTACTAATAGCACCAACCTCTACAAAGCCATCGTCATTTCTTGATGATTCTAAACTTATCACACCTGGAGCAGAATTAACCGTACCATAAATGCTCAATTTTTCTGTTGGTGTAGTAGTACCAATGCCTACGTTTCCGCTTTGTAGAAACGACATATAGGTTTCGTTATAATCTTTACCAATCCAGCCATAATTCATGGTCGATACTCCATTATTAATTTCACCAAGTACCCCTAAGCCAAGAAAATTTATTGTATTATCTTGATTAGCGATGTAATACCCTCTTGCATAAGTAGTTGTTAATCTAGGAAAATTAACCTTAATCCGTACGCCATAGGCCGGCTCTCCTAACCCCGTCAAAACATTAGTGTCTTGTGCAAAAGCGATAAATACGGCAGAAATAGCAAAAAGGATGAGCGTAAGTTTTTTCATTATTTTTTATTTAAGAGCTTTTCAAGTTTTTCTAATTCCTTTCGTTGATTATGCTGATTACGTTCATAGTCTGCTAAAATCGCCAATGGAAAAACCCACAGGAAAAGTTACATTGGTTTCATAACCATCAACTATCAAACTGGAAACTGAATATTTATTTGTTTTTTCGATAGCCTGGACACTACTGAAAAAAAACACAATGAGGATTAAGATTAAGCGATAATTTTTCATTTTCTTTTAGATTGATTTTTAGACTATGCTGGTTAATCAATTTTCTCCAGTGCTTTAATTTTGTTTTGCTGTGCAATTAAATGAAGCGTAAGTTCTTACTTGTTTTAAGGATTTTTTCACTAAATCGTCCATTCTACCCATTGCTTTCCACCACTTTTGCGCTTGGCATTTCAGGAAAGACGTTTGGTGGTTTTAATTACCGCCCCCAAGAACAATCTTCCCCAGGCACCCCTGGGAGGGAAAACAAGATTAAGATCTGCCGCACCCATTAAAAATAAAATAAGGTGTTTAGCATAATACAACAGTACATTTAAAACCAGTAAAATCGAGGGTATATATTTTTTCACATTGTCATTGTATCTTAAAACTTAGAACCTTCATCCAAACTATATAAAAGAGCTAACCCTGCCTTATTTTTTTGACAAACGATCAAAATGAAGTGACAAACATTGATTTTTACGTGATAATCTAAAAACCGATTTTACCACTTTGATCATACTATCGAAATCTAGTAAAAAAATGATAGCAGTATAGCGCTGGGCGAAAAACAGATATTAGATCATTTTTCGCTATTGAACCAAACATTCAAGATTTGACACGAGAACAGCTTTGAGGCTTTATCTCATTCTGCTTTTGACCATGTCTAAGTTCTTACTTATTTTAAATTTCTGTTTTTGACTTTTTTAGCGAAAAATGCCTTAACCCACCGAGCGATTTTTCCCGGCTTATCGGCCACAATCTTTCCATACCTGTATCTAACCACCTGCGGCCCATCTGTTCCGGAATATTTTTTAAGTTTCCCGTTCAATAAGCCATTTACATATCTTCCCTCTTCAGAAAGCACTCCGGCTTTATCATATTTTTGAAACGGGCCATTAAGCATTCCTTCACGGTAACGCAAGCTGCTGATCAGGATACCATCTTCCTGCCATGCCCTCCACAAACCAATTTTTAGTCCGCGATCAAATTCCCCCAGTTCTTTGAGATTTCTGCTGGTGTAATGATCAGTATAAGTACCATGTAGCAGTTTCCCGGCAAAACCTCCCTGGGTTATATTGATCTGGTTTCCACTATACCAGCTATATTTTTTGTCTGCATCAAAACCGGACATCGATCTCTCCGAAATCAGTACATGGAAAGAGACTTTGTGATCCGGAAAATTAATGGTATGGCTATATTCGTCCAG from Flavobacterium sp. W4I14 includes these protein-coding regions:
- a CDS encoding cytoskeletal protein CcmA (bactofilin family) (product_source=COG1664; cath_funfam=2.160.10.10; cog=COG1664; superfamily=51161; transmembrane_helix_parts=Inside_1_6,TMhelix_7_29,Outside_30_412), whose translation is MVKAGALYFSIIVAFLIAVICASLIMLAAHYRGSYLKEMRMARLNRNMDSGIAYVLAENETTSGSLEDLDLFGDQTDSVRIAKKKWGIFTLATVKSFVLADTLKRSFMMGIETTNDALAVYLSDEDRPLSVSGDTRITGDVEVPKAGMRKSYVESRPYSGDQLVYGKIQDSKRTLGGLEKKWITEIEEKLDFDPSALSALAAGDEHVSFFAAAKEFDVSRLTKISNSLSGQVTLYSDTTVRISAGAKLDNTIIYAKSIVIADGFKGNCQLFARDSIIVGNDVRLGYPSVLALVSKEKTVDQAKVSLGRNVVFEGIILSYESKRSALQTLVGLGEKTVVKGEIYATGLIKLEKKIKVEGKVSCNRFIMQTPTTLYENFLVDVTINRKARSRVYLTSAIFTGALGNRKILRWEN
- a CDS encoding hypothetical protein (product_source=Hypo-rule applied; cleavage_site_network=SignalP-noTM), coding for MKKILILLFVTLNHAVVLAQTTNKFPESGNVGIGTLNPSAKLSIALGAGAANGTVGLKIGSVDDYPSLELGVENNYDAQIRTFGNDLNIYAGHFRTIGSTSTEDHEINFYTSKNGSTNWNTVKMVLTADGQLGIGTITPSEKLSVNGNIRAREIKVEAANWPDYVFARDYRPLSPDELERYISVNKHLPGLPSAKEAEENGIELGKMNKKLLEKIEELTLYMISQQKEIKALTEQIYKK
- a CDS encoding hypothetical protein (product_source=Hypo-rule applied; cleavage_site_network=SignalP-noTM), which codes for MKKLTLILFAISAVFIAFAQDTNVLTGLGEPAYGVRIKVNFPRLTTTYARGYYIANQDNTINFLGLGVLGEINNGVSTMNYGWIGKDYNETYMSFLQSGNVGIGTTTPTEKLSIYGTVNSAPGVISLESSRNDDGFVEVGAISTKNNGGEIARVGMLRGAGTYHGLINFLVKPTNDAPLIEAMRIAENGNLLIGKITQSNVSYKLDINGKARANEIVVNTTGADFVFEPDYKLPELAELEKFVKTNKHLPEIPTAKQMVENGINLGELNIKLLQKVEELTLHLIAKDKNAMQLEKKLNSQTELLAAFEERLKKMEQSNIQNPTTNKK
- a CDS encoding hypothetical protein (product_source=Hypo-rule applied) yields the protein MKNYRLILILIVFFFSSVQAIEKTNKYSVSSLIVDGYETNVTFPVGFSIGDFSRL
- a CDS encoding antitoxin component YwqK of YwqJK toxin-antitoxin module (product_source=COG2849; cleavage_site_network=SignalP-noTM; cog=COG2849; superfamily=82185), giving the protein MKFLSVFAILFLLTGTLCSAQHQYYNLDEYSHTINFPDHKVSFHVLISERSMSGFDADKKYSWYSGNQINITQGGFAGKLLHGTYTDHYTSRNLKELGEFDRGLKIGLWRAWQEDGILISSLRYREGMLNGPFQKYDKAGVLSEEGRYVNGLLNGKLKKYSGTDGPQVVRYRYGKIVADKPGKIARWVKAFFAKKVKNRNLK